TTTGCATCACCAATGGTAAATGCACTGGATAAGTATCGAAACAGTGACATCAATTGGACATTTTTTAGTCCTTCGCTTAAATTTGATGCAAAAGGACCATTCTCACATAATATTCGTCTGGGACAAGATGTTGTGTTAACCAATACACAGGGCAACAGTATCTTAACCTACCCGGATGCTGCACAGCTTCTCATCGATGAAGCACTTGAGAATAAGTATCATAAAAAGCGGTTCACTGCTGTGAGTAATCTCAATACATAAACAAACAGGTTCACGTGAACCTGTTTTCTTATGCTTCAATATCAAAGGTTGAAACGATGCTGGTATGGGAGAGGCGTTCATAGAAGAAATTATTGTGTTGGGTGCTGATTTCCCATAGGATATGAGCACCTAAGACACCAAGATACGAAAGACTCATTAGCACAATCGAAACATCCATGACGACATCAACAACTTCTTGAGAATTTACATAGATGATGAGTTGATTGAACGCTTCAGGTACGAGTAAGACAAATACCACAAACATAAGGGTTCTGATAAGGGCTTGATAACGCAAGTTTTCCTTATCTGAAGTAAACGTAATATTAGTAAGACGCATTCCAATGGTCGAGCCATTGAGTAGCATAATCATGCAGGATGCATAGACAAGATAACCTAGTGCAATCCATACATCTTGGTTTACATTGAAAACAACACTCAATGAGACACTCACGATGAATCGATCCACACTCAGTGCCACAAACCGTCTCAGTATGCTGACATGCGATGCACGGCTTTGCGCGGTATTAATCATGGTTTCTTTTGAGATAAAAAGCACTTTGAATAGAGGCGCAATGGCATATCCCATCATCCCACCCAACGTATTCAACATCAAATCATCCACATCAAACAATCGATATGGGCGGGGATAAATACCATAGAGTCCTGAAAGCTGGGTAAGTTCAAAAAATAAAGCACATAAGAAACTACACAGAACCGTCTTTTTATAGTCAAGGTTGAATAAATAACGCATAAAGATACCAAAGGGTACCGTTAAAAGTAGGTTGAAAATTGGCTGTGTAAAAACGCCTTGTTTGAGTGCAGGCCAATAGGTGCTTGGGTCAAGGATTCTTAGAACACTGTGTGTAAATAAATCAAAAAGCACACTAAATGGCATGAGTTGCATGGTTGGTCCTGTCATATTCGAAACATCTTCAACAGATGGTAAGGGTAAGATTACCATAAAATACGCACAGATTGCATAAAAAATGAATGCATATACCAAGAATGCACGGTTCCATACGATACTGCCATACTTATAATAATTAAATGCTAAGTATGGGATTGTAAGAACTAAAGCTGTGACTCCAAATATTAATATCCCAACATAAATATTGTGAATATAGCCCATAAATTCCCCTTTTTATTTTATTCTACCATAAGGTACGTGACGTAAAATACACCATTTTTTTCACATTTATAAAAAAACTGTCCAAAGACAGTCTTAAATCGTTGATTTGATGATTTTACCACCTAACTAATCATCACAGGTATACCCTGATTCCTTTAAGTTCTTCAGTGTTAAGTCTAACGCAATGTATTCATAGTCTTCTGAATCAAGATAACCAATATCTGCAAGGTAGGTAAAAGAAACCGTATTATAGTCAAAGTGTATCGTCTCAACAACAAATGCATCATCCATGGTATAGCTGTAATCCAATCCATCAATGCCATCATAAACCACAGCATCACGATAATTATATTCTTCTTGGATTTCTTCTTTTGTTAATTGACCACTTGCGACATCGGGTGCATAGTCACGAAGAATCACAATATCGTTGGTTTGAACTTTATTATCTACTGAGACAAAGGTTTCCTGATAGGTATCCCCAATCTCATCTGTATAGCTACAATTCACCGTTGTATCTAGGTTACTGGTAGCACTACATCCACTCAACAATCCAAATAGTATCCCCCCTATTATCACATGTTTTCGCATGAGGTTTTGTCTCCTTTGCTTATAAATAGTGTACCATTATTCATCCTACACCTGCATTCATATGCCTTAAATTAACCCACTTCACAAACTAATCATTACGATACAACGCGAGCTTTCGTATACGCTTGATACGATGTCTATGAGGTTTAGTTATTATGAATAATCGACTCATTATGCACATTGATTTTCATCATTACGATCTACAATTTATAGAGATGGTATCTATTGGTCGTAAAACCAAACCGAAGCTCAATCACGTGGGTATTTATGCTATTGGTGATCGTACCTTAGGTGATGAAAACATAGTTTGATCTGTGATATCGATATCCCTTTGGTCAACTGAACTTAATGGATTTACACAATAACACAAAACTTTGTTCCAAAACACAGGGTCATAATCTATCCAGCCTACAATCAAGACTTTGACTTAACTCAAAATTCTGAAAATCAAATTCTTATAATGCGTGAATCTGCTTACTCAATATGTAATTTATGAAACCTTACACCAAAAAGGTGAATTTTAAAGGAATCTATCTTGAAACTTGAGCTGATTTCTGACATAGTGTACTCATTAAGTTTAAGTCTAAATATAAGGAGGATGACAATGGAACAGCTTGTAAATCGTATTAAAACAGAAGCCATTATAAAAAATGAGAAAATATTGGATGTATCGGGTTTTTTCAACACCCGCATTGACCCACAGTTAATGCATGCACTCGGACATGACTTTCACGATCATTTTCAATCTCTTGAGTTTGATCTTTATGTTACTGTCGAAAGTTCAGGTATTGCACCGACACTGAGTGCAAGCATAGCATCACAAAAACCCATGGTAGTTATAAAGAAAGAAATGACATCAAAACAATCGGATGATATCGTTCAGATCCCCTGTTATTCCTATACAAAAGATCATACCTTTTATCTCACAGTACAGCGTCTCCACATCGCAGGAAAGCGGATTGTCTTGATTGATGATTTTCTTGCAGATGGCAATGTACTCGATGCAACAATCGCCCTCCTTCACCAAAGTGGTGCTCAGGTTTGTGGACTTGGAATATGCATTGCGAAAACCTTCCAAAAGGGATATGAAAAAGCACTGAATCTTCACATACCTTTAGTCCTTCAAGCAAAAGTTTTATCATTAAGTCCATTAGTAGTAGAATAAGTGAAAATGATGATTGAAATTTTTTTTAAAAGGAGTACTATTAGATGGTATAGAAAGAGGTTTGAAATCAGTGGAGAAACATACAGTCAATAAAAAAGCACTTGGAGGAATCTTAGTTGCTTTAGGGGTTGTTTATGGTGATATTGGAACATCACCACTTTACGTTATGAAAGCAATGCTTGAAGGAAACGGGGGCATCCAATATGTCGATGAAACATATATTTTAGGGGCAGTATCCTTAGTATTTTGGACTCTCACTTTATTAACAACAATCAAATATGTACTTATAGCATTAAAGGCAGATAACCACGGGGAGGGTGGGATATTTGCTTTATTTACATTAGTAAAAAAACGCATGCGTTGGCTGATTATCCCTGCAATGCTTGGGGGAGCAGCACTGCTTGCTGATGGTATTTTAACACCTGCCGTAACCGTTACAACTGCAATTGAAGGACTTCGAAGTGCCTTATCAACGCATGTGGGTCATACCATGTCTCAAAACACAATTATCATCATTGTAATTGTGATTATCAGTACGTTATTTGCTTTCCAACGATTTGGCACAGAAAAAGTAGGACGTGTCTTTGGACCTGTCATGTTTGTTTGGTTTACAACACTTGCCGTCTTTGGTATCTATAACTTATCCAAAGACTTTACAATTATTCGTGCGTTATCGCCAACATATGCATTACAAGTGTTATTCTCACCATCCAACAAAAGTGGTATCTTAATCTTGGGTATGGTCTTCCTCTCCACAACTGGAGCAGAAGCCCTTTATTCTGATATGGGACATGTTGGACGTAAAAACATATACTTCACATGGCCTTATGTCAAAGTATGTCTTGTCTTGAATTACTTAGGCCAAGCAGCATGGATTTTATCCGCATCAAAAATGCCAGCATATTATGAGATTGAAGCATTGAATCCATTTTATGAGATGGTACCACACAGCTTAGTCTTTGCGATGGTAATTCTCTCAACAACTGCAGCAATCATTGCATCACAATCTTTAATTACTGGATCATACACCTTAGTATCTGAAGCCATTAAGCTCAACATGCTACCACGTATGAACATTCAATATCCAACCGACAACAAAGGTCAAGTTTATATCCCTGCGGTAAATACCATGTTATGGATCAGTTGTGTTGCCTGTGTTCTTTACTTTAGAACATCTGCCCACATGGAAGCTGCGTACGGGTTATCCATCACAGTCACCATGTTAATGACAACCATCTTGCTTTACCAATA
This DNA window, taken from Erysipelothrix larvae, encodes the following:
- a CDS encoding KUP/HAK/KT family potassium transporter, translated to MEKHTVNKKALGGILVALGVVYGDIGTSPLYVMKAMLEGNGGIQYVDETYILGAVSLVFWTLTLLTTIKYVLIALKADNHGEGGIFALFTLVKKRMRWLIIPAMLGGAALLADGILTPAVTVTTAIEGLRSALSTHVGHTMSQNTIIIIVIVIISTLFAFQRFGTEKVGRVFGPVMFVWFTTLAVFGIYNLSKDFTIIRALSPTYALQVLFSPSNKSGILILGMVFLSTTGAEALYSDMGHVGRKNIYFTWPYVKVCLVLNYLGQAAWILSASKMPAYYEIEALNPFYEMVPHSLVFAMVILSTTAAIIASQSLITGSYTLVSEAIKLNMLPRMNIQYPTDNKGQVYIPAVNTMLWISCVACVLYFRTSAHMEAAYGLSITVTMLMTTILLYQYMRLKNHSVLVSGLLIGFFGLIETLFFISSLSKFFHGGFVAAFMALAIYAVMYIWTRGNLVMKKAARAVKIPDYIDQIDLLRNDKSLPLVNTNLVYLTSNSTTDEVDYKIMYSLLDRKPKRAKVYWFVNIEVTDKPYGAQYHVDTFDTNYVFKVHLYLGFRMKQHINVYLREIVQELMEQGTIDTQPQEYTTVKGREVGDFAFILLRDELSVESGLSKFEQFIMSTKIAIKRRTVLPEKWFGIQYSETTTEIVPIAIRKPQHIEITQV
- a CDS encoding DUF1307 domain-containing protein, whose translation is MRKHVIIGGILFGLLSGCSATSNLDTTVNCSYTDEIGDTYQETFVSVDNKVQTNDIVILRDYAPDVASGQLTKEEIQEEYNYRDAVVYDGIDGLDYSYTMDDAFVVETIHFDYNTVSFTYLADIGYLDSEDYEYIALDLTLKNLKESGYTCDD
- a CDS encoding VanZ family protein, with product MGYIHNIYVGILIFGVTALVLTIPYLAFNYYKYGSIVWNRAFLVYAFIFYAICAYFMVILPLPSVEDVSNMTGPTMQLMPFSVLFDLFTHSVLRILDPSTYWPALKQGVFTQPIFNLLLTVPFGIFMRYLFNLDYKKTVLCSFLCALFFELTQLSGLYGIYPRPYRLFDVDDLMLNTLGGMMGYAIAPLFKVLFISKETMINTAQSRASHVSILRRFVALSVDRFIVSVSLSVVFNVNQDVWIALGYLVYASCMIMLLNGSTIGMRLTNITFTSDKENLRYQALIRTLMFVVFVLLVPEAFNQLIIYVNSQEVVDVVMDVSIVLMSLSYLGVLGAHILWEISTQHNNFFYERLSHTSIVSTFDIEA